The Cryptococcus deuterogattii R265 chromosome 3, complete sequence genome has a segment encoding these proteins:
- a CDS encoding cytochrome c — MAGDTYTPGDASKGAGIFKTRCAQCHTLGAGEPHKVGPNLHGLIGRKSGQAEGFSYTAANVNKGVTWEGQTLFEYLENPKKYIPGTKMAFAGLKKAKDRNDLVAHLEEATK, encoded by the exons ATGGCCGGTGACACTTACACTCCTG GTGACGCTTCTAAGGGTGCTGGTATCTTCAAG ACCCGATGCGCTCAATGTCACACTCTTGGTGCCGGTGAGCCCCACAAGGTCGGCCCTAACCTTCACGGTCTCATTGGCCGAAAGTCCGGTCAGGCTGAGGGTTTCTCTTACACCGCCGCCAACGTCAACAAGGGTGTTACTTGG GAAGGACAAACCCTCTTCGAG TACCTTGAAAACCCCAAGAAGTACATTCCTG GTACCAAGATGGCCTTCGCCGGTCTCAAGAAGGCTAAGGACAGGAACGACCTCGTTGCCCACCTTGAGGAGGCT ACCAAGTAA
- a CDS encoding V-type H+-transporting ATPase 54 kDa subunit, producing MATTVQPIPPPFFSPYLDDQCNKINAKPVPWEGYQRAKLLSADELSLLKSLSKLPSAQRPTVLATQGSQYAKLYIDLLRKLQRVDTVQAVLVSISDMLADNSTIPYFHNLASPEYPDDPYGPIVKCLNMDEEFPVLGSLRILSLLIATDPKPFPNDLVPTLLSSLQKLLNGSRLPLWEVAAQVLGAILGTKQFRKSVWNEKNCLSGLIKSLKTNPNPQAQYWAITCLWQLSFEKEVAENLDKKYDVVAILTDVAKAAVKEKVTRVVVATFRNLLAIAPSQNLPSMFVTKLLPFIVSLQSRKWSDEEIVEDLDYLKDELKSRLDGLSTYDEYVKELESGHLVWSPAHETEDFWKENGIRIGQEEGGKAVKRLVELITTSKDPLVLAVATHDIGQFVKHGGDRSKQIIDNLHGKTRVMELMSHENADVRYQALMTVQRLMSQHWSK from the exons ATGGCTACGACAGTACAACCTATCCcgcctcccttcttctccccttaCCTCGATGACCAGTGCAACAAGATCAACGCTAAACCCGTTCCGTGGGAG GGTTACCAAAGGGCAAAGCTTCTTTCAGCAGATGAACTCTCACTCTTAAAGTCTCTTAGCAAGCTT CCGTCCGCTCAACGACCTACGGTACTGGCTACTCAAGGTTCCCAATATGCCAAACTTTACATCGACTTACTCCGGAAACTTCAGCGAGTGGATACCGTTCAGGCGGTGCTTGTATCGATCAGCGACATGCTTGCGGACAATTCGACCATTCCTTACTTTCACAATCTTGCATCGCCAGAGTATCCAGATGATCCTTACGGACCTATTGTCAAATGTTTGaatatggatgaagaattTCCTGTGTTGGGAAGCTTGAGGATATTGTCACTTTTGATAGC CACTGATCCCAAGCCCTTCCCGAACGACCTCGTTCCCACTTTACTCTCATCCCTCCAAAAGCTCTTAAATGGCAGTCGGTTGCCTCTGTGGGAAGTTGCCGCCCAGGTTCTCGGTGCTATTCTGGGGACCAAACAGTTCAGGAAGTCAGTATGGAATGAAAAAAATTGTCTTTCAGG ACTTATTAAATCTTTGAAGACGAACCCCAATCCCCAAGCACAGTATTGGGCCATCACATGTCTGTGGCAACTGTCGttcgagaaggaagtggcGGAGAACTTGGACAAGAAGTATGATGTCGTGGCGATCTTGACTGATGTGGCTAAGGCTGCGgtgaaagaaaaagttACTCGGGTCGTAGTGGCTACTTTCAGG AACCTACTCGCTATTGCGCCTTCTCAgaatcttccttccatgtTTGTTACAAAACTATTACCTTTCATTGTTTCTCTTCAGTCGCGTAAATGGTccgatgaagagattgtTGAAGATCTTGACTACCTCAAGGATGAGCTTAAATCTCGCTTAGATGGGCTTAGTACCTATGACGAGTACGTTAAGGAGCTTGAAAGTGGTCATTTAGTCTGGTCGCCTGCACATGAGACGGAGGActtttggaaggagaatgGAATTAGGATTGGCCAGGAAGAGGGCGGAAAGGCGGTTAA GCGCTTAGTCGAGCTTATCACGACAAGTAAAGACCctcttgttcttgctgtTGCCACGCATGATATCGGTCAGTTTGTTAAGCACGGTGGCGACCGATCTAAGCA GATCATTGACAACTTGCACGGCAAGACGCGTGTGATGGAACTGATGAGCCACGAGAATGCGGACGTGAGGTATCAGGCGTTGATGACGGTGCAGAGATTGATGAGCCAACATTGGTCAAAGTAA
- a CDS encoding pre-mRNA-splicing factor SLT11, with translation MPAKNDINKVGVESSDFPILCETCLGPNPYVRMNKQEFGHECKVCNRPFTVFRWNPGEGRMKKTEICTTCAKIKGVCQTCLLDLEFGLPTQVRDAALARKAQAPSSDINKQYYIQNLEAQMAESPDGLAYDSEVANRAGREMLKNLARTDPYYKRNRPHICSFFVKGECKRGAECPFRHEMPKENETHKPSQQNLVDRYYGRNDPVAKKILSQNAESKGLKAPEDKSITTLLFLGLPQCNDSHVRASLVGACPFVKPSDVKSITIVETSHCAFVNFNQRSMAERAADALAAQGGIEVEGKKAKVVWGRARPQKKTAAAVERSTIST, from the exons ATGCCTGCAAAAAACGATATCAAT AAAGTCGGAGTGGAGAGTTCAGACTTCCCTATACT ATGTGAAACCT GTCTTGGTCCCAACCCTTACGTTCGAATG AACAAACAAGAATTTGGACATGAGTGTAAAGTCTGTAACCGTCCCTTTACCGTATTCCGATGGAACCCTGGAGAAGGtcggatgaagaagacagaaatCTGTACGACTTGTGCCAAGATAAAGGGCGTATGTCAGACGTGTCTTTTGGACTT GGAGTTTGGATTACCGACTCAGGTTCGAGATGCTGCTTTGGCAAGAAAGGCTCAAGCTCCTTCGTCAGATATCAACAAGC AATACTATATCCAAAACCTTGAAGCTCAAATGGCAGAGTCTCCAGATGGCCTTGCTTATGACTCTGAGGTGGCAAACCGCGCAGGCCGAGAAATGCTCAAGAATCTCGCTCGAACAGATCCTTATTACAAGCGGAATAGGCCTCATATTTGTAGTTTCTTTGTCAAGGGAGAGTGTAAACGAGGAGCCGAGTGCCCTTTCCG ACACGAAATGCCAAAGGAGAACGAGACCCATAAGCCTAGCCAACAGAACCTTGTTGACAGGTATTACGGTAGGAACGATCCTGTAGCCAAAAAGATCTTGAGTCAGAATGCGGAGAGCAAGGGCTTGAAGGCGCCAGAGGACAAATCAATC ACGACCCTACTGTTTTTAGGATTACCTCAATGCAACGATTCTCACGTTAGGGCGTCTCTGGTTGGTGCTTGTCCTTTTGTCAAGCCATCTGACGTGAAATCCATCACTATTGTTGAAACCAGCC ATTGTGCGTTTGTCAACTTTAACCAGCGGTCTATGGCGGAGCGAGCGGCAGATGCACTTGCGGCCCAAGGAGGCATTGAAGtagaaggaaagaaggctAAGGTTGTTTGGGGAAGGGCACGACCGCAGAAAAAGAcggctgctgctgtggaAAGATCAACGATTTCAACTTGA
- a CDS encoding uracil-DNA glycosylase codes for MRQPRLRNLSIQQLRTLQQAHPNSLKRTLRTCHLMLIREALRPPLVQSKRKLEETSANAISTSKTAKVTESASTTLPFKTLRPTSIAQFRERIAGRPSLVPLLELEMSTMGEDWFLALQDEFTKPYFIKLKEFVTAEQKTKKVFPPAGDIYSWSRFCPLKDVRVVIIGQDPYHDDGQAHGLAFSVRKGVRVPPSLRNMYQEMAQEIPGFVQPKHGDLTEWAKHGVLLLNTSLTVRAHEAGSHAKAGWDQFTAAVLRVVTNRLAPTSGSHVGGNGVVFMAWGAHAAKMCAGIDTKKHLLLKSAHPSPLSASRGFFGNGHFKKANMWLEERYGAGGGIDWKSFGAKEGQ; via the exons ATGCGTCAGCCTCGTCTGAGAAATCTATCAATACAGCAGCTAAGAACCTTGCAGCAAGCCCATCCGAACAGTCTAAAGAGGACATTGAGAACATGTCACCTGATGCTGATAAGGGAAGCGCTACGCCCGCCTCTGGTCCAGTCAAAAAGAAAACTCGAAGAGACATCTGCGA ACGCGATTTCAACTAGCAAAACAGCCAAAGTGACAGAGTCTGCTAGCACCACTCTACCTTTTAAGACTTTACGCCCGACTTCTATCGCCCAGTTTCGTGAACGAATCGCCGGACGGCCATCACTTGTTCCTTTGCTAGAACTTGAAATGTCAACCATGGGAGAAGACTGGTTCTTGGCGCTTCAAGACGAGTTCACAAAGCCTTACTTCATCAAG CTAAAAGAATTTGTCACCGCTGAACAAAAAACCAAAAAGGTTTTCCCTCCTG CTGGGGATATCTACTCCTGGTCTAGGTTTTGTCCGTTGAAAGACGTTCGCGTAGTCATCATTG GTCAAGACCCTTATCAC GATGACGGACAAGCCCATGGTCTTGCTTTCTCTGTTCGAAAAGGCGTAAGGGTGCCTCCTTCTCTAAGAAACATGTACCAAGAAATGGCTCAAGAAATTCCTGGATTTGTTCAGCCGAAGCATGG CGATTTGACTGAATGGGCGAAACATGGTGTATTGCTCCTCAACACTTCCCTTACTGTTCGCGCACATGAG GCTGGGTCACACGCAAAAGCAGGATGGGATCAGTTTACAGCAGCTGTACTCAGGGTCGTCACAAACCGGTTGGCACCTACTTCCGGATCACATGTTGGCGGAAATGGAGTTGTCTTCATGGCATGGGGCGCCCATGCAGCAAAGATGTGCGCCGGTATCGATACG AAGAAACACTTGTTGCTGAAATCCGCGCATCCGAGCCCTCTTTCTGCCAGTCGAGGGTTCTTCGGAAATGGCCATTTTAAGAAGGCTAATATGTGGCTTGAGGAGAGGTATGGGGCGGGTGGGGGTATTGACTGGAAGAGTTTTGGTGCGAAAGAAGGCCAATGA